Proteins encoded within one genomic window of Streptomyces taklimakanensis:
- a CDS encoding S8 family serine peptidase has product MLAVTGVWTTCLVGPVPTAHAEDIRPRQWYLDAMRAEEMWKVSTGEGIKVAVIDSGVNASTDALRGQVLPGEDMTDAPGEATDDYSGHGTDMAEIIAGTGRNGSIRGLAPGAKIIPYRIPLEGLGHEIKADGYVKAIRAAADSDAKIINMSFSGPYYDAAGAEAVEYAIGKGKLLFAGVGNDAEKGNKQQYPASYVGVVGVGATDRQGEVTEFSQHGLNVDLSAPGVDVPGWCDERFEEYCPDGAGTSVATAIASASAALIWAEHPDWTANQVLRVLVDTAGRKDGKKGVSSVYIGYGAVRPRIHLLEGKGDPGDPNENPIEATEPTPSASASPPQGERDGKNDRSDAGGKSEGQKGQADDDAGSADNADTRATESKDDGDLWILLGAGAAVAIVVAGAFVLVRRAIRRT; this is encoded by the coding sequence GTGCTGGCTGTAACCGGCGTATGGACCACATGCCTCGTCGGGCCGGTACCGACGGCCCACGCGGAGGACATTCGTCCGCGGCAGTGGTACCTGGACGCCATGCGGGCCGAGGAGATGTGGAAGGTCAGCACGGGCGAGGGCATCAAGGTCGCGGTCATCGACAGCGGCGTCAACGCCTCCACCGATGCCCTGCGGGGCCAGGTCCTGCCCGGTGAGGACATGACCGATGCGCCGGGCGAGGCCACCGACGACTACAGCGGCCACGGAACGGACATGGCCGAAATCATCGCCGGCACCGGAAGGAACGGAAGCATCAGGGGTCTGGCCCCCGGAGCGAAGATCATCCCTTACCGGATTCCCCTGGAGGGGCTCGGCCATGAAATCAAGGCCGACGGTTACGTGAAAGCGATCCGGGCCGCGGCCGACAGTGATGCGAAGATCATCAACATGTCCTTTTCGGGGCCCTACTACGATGCCGCCGGGGCGGAGGCCGTCGAGTACGCGATCGGCAAGGGGAAACTTCTCTTCGCGGGCGTGGGGAACGACGCGGAAAAGGGCAACAAGCAGCAGTACCCGGCCTCGTACGTCGGGGTGGTGGGCGTGGGCGCCACCGACCGACAAGGGGAAGTGACGGAATTCTCCCAGCACGGCCTCAACGTCGATCTGTCCGCACCCGGTGTCGACGTCCCCGGATGGTGTGACGAGCGGTTCGAGGAGTACTGCCCGGACGGCGCGGGGACGAGCGTGGCCACCGCCATCGCCTCCGCCTCCGCCGCTCTGATCTGGGCCGAGCATCCCGACTGGACGGCCAACCAGGTCCTTCGGGTCCTGGTGGACACCGCCGGACGCAAGGACGGGAAAAAGGGAGTCTCCAGCGTCTACATCGGATACGGTGCCGTCCGGCCCCGTATCCACCTCCTCGAAGGCAAGGGCGATCCCGGGGACCCGAACGAGAACCCGATCGAGGCCACGGAACCGACTCCGTCGGCGTCGGCGTCCCCTCCCCAGGGGGAGAGGGACGGCAAGAACGACCGGAGCGACGCCGGGGGGAAGAGCGAAGGCCAAAAGGGCCAGGCGGACGACGACGCCGGCAGCGCCGACAACGCCGACACCAGAGCCACCGAGTCCAAGGACGACGGTGACCTGTGGATCCTCCTGGGAGCGGGCGCCGCGGTGGCCATCGTGGTCGCCGGCGCGTTCGTTCTCGTGCGGAGGGCGATCCGCAGGACATGA
- a CDS encoding WXG100 family type VII secretion target, with product MTIKITYHTVVSAADDVDQAARDLTSQLDTLNGKVKAVVANWEGEAKAQFHAKHANWDENVNGLNRTLTEIANLLRGAAGDYQRTDKKAAAQFEF from the coding sequence ATGACCATCAAGATCACTTACCACACCGTCGTCTCCGCCGCCGACGACGTGGACCAGGCCGCGAGGGACCTCACGAGCCAGCTCGACACGTTGAACGGCAAGGTCAAGGCCGTGGTCGCGAACTGGGAGGGTGAGGCGAAGGCGCAGTTCCACGCCAAGCACGCGAACTGGGACGAGAACGTCAACGGGTTGAACCGCACGCTGACGGAGATCGCCAACCTTCTGCGCGGCGCCGCGGGCGACTACCAGCGCACGGACAAGAAGGCGGCGGCGCAGTTCGAGTTCTGA
- a CDS encoding DUF397 domain-containing protein translates to MGTQQEKDELYAMDISDAAWESAPGGPEDERVEIAHLPGGAVAMRNSKDPDTVLRYTAAEWRAFVLGVRDGEFDLEP, encoded by the coding sequence ATGGGGACTCAGCAGGAGAAGGACGAGCTGTACGCGATGGACATCTCCGACGCCGCGTGGGAGAGCGCGCCCGGCGGTCCGGAGGACGAGAGGGTGGAGATCGCGCACCTGCCGGGCGGCGCCGTGGCCATGCGCAACTCCAAGGATCCCGACACCGTGCTGCGCTACACCGCCGCGGAGTGGCGGGCCTTCGTCCTCGGGGTCCGTGACGGGGAGTTCGACCTCGAACCCTGA
- a CDS encoding WXG100 family type VII secretion target: MSGEGGNFQSNDAELKSLLDEVRDMQAKLKSKISNLNAVVDTIQAAWKGDAHAQYDRLQRSTNDYARKLDGNLRMIEEALQASKDGFTANEIDQMEKFNQLSKASPISDFSGVGVTPNVK; this comes from the coding sequence ATGTCCGGCGAAGGCGGCAACTTCCAGTCAAATGATGCCGAACTCAAGAGCCTGCTCGACGAGGTTCGGGACATGCAGGCGAAGTTGAAGAGCAAGATCTCCAACCTGAACGCCGTGGTCGACACGATCCAGGCCGCGTGGAAGGGCGACGCGCACGCCCAGTACGACCGGCTCCAGCGCAGCACGAACGACTACGCCCGGAAGCTGGACGGCAACCTCCGCATGATCGAGGAGGCGCTCCAGGCGAGCAAGGACGGCTTCACCGCCAACGAGATCGACCAGATGGAGAAGTTCAACCAGCTCTCCAAGGCGAGCCCCATCAGCGACTTCTCCGGCGTGGGCGTCACTCCGAACGTCAAGTAA
- the eccE gene encoding type VII secretion protein EccE, with amino-acid sequence MGTATRARTATSAPDLPAPDGARPESARPRPTRAVTPRVEARHRGLGPLRLHQLVMVELAAAGVLAAAAVHEVLVVPTAVVAVLVLLAVVSRRRGRPLPEWLGTVVALRRRRRRAAAEVLPPETDPGLAPAVECEPALRSLTYTDRDRRGVGMVGDGTFLTAVLRVEPRPSALRSGPAERPLPLRLLSDVLEVDGIRLESVQAVQYTQPAPAPHLPARSPAASSYGPLQAACGAPAVRVTWVALKLDPELCREAIRARGDGLEGAQRCLVRAADQLASRLVGAGFRATLLSEQELVTALATSAGASPMATTRAGRPDSAPARRTEEKARAWRCDDRWHTTYAVARWPELGPGAASLPSLVATVTGLPALATTFSLTLSPGERRSVALRGHVRITARSDGDLVSARHVLERLSREHRIGLVRLDREQVPGVLATLPLGGTR; translated from the coding sequence ATGGGGACCGCCACGCGGGCCCGGACCGCCACGTCCGCGCCCGACCTTCCGGCGCCGGACGGCGCACGCCCCGAGTCCGCACGGCCGCGCCCGACCCGCGCGGTCACACCGCGCGTCGAAGCACGTCACCGCGGCCTGGGGCCGCTCAGGTTGCACCAGTTGGTGATGGTCGAGCTGGCCGCGGCGGGGGTGTTGGCGGCCGCCGCCGTCCATGAGGTCCTGGTCGTCCCGACGGCCGTGGTGGCCGTCCTGGTGCTGCTCGCGGTGGTGTCGCGGCGGCGCGGCCGGCCGCTCCCCGAGTGGCTGGGCACCGTCGTGGCGCTGCGCCGCCGCAGGCGGCGGGCCGCCGCCGAGGTGCTTCCGCCGGAGACCGATCCGGGCCTGGCCCCGGCCGTCGAGTGCGAGCCGGCCCTGCGCAGCCTGACCTACACCGACCGCGACCGACGCGGCGTGGGCATGGTGGGGGACGGCACGTTCCTGACCGCCGTGCTGCGCGTCGAACCGCGTCCCTCCGCCCTGCGCTCCGGTCCCGCCGAGCGTCCCCTGCCGCTGCGGCTGCTCTCCGACGTGCTGGAGGTGGACGGCATTCGGCTGGAGTCGGTGCAGGCGGTGCAGTACACCCAGCCCGCCCCGGCGCCGCACCTGCCCGCCCGGTCGCCGGCCGCGTCCAGCTACGGCCCGCTGCAGGCCGCGTGCGGCGCTCCGGCCGTACGGGTGACCTGGGTGGCCCTCAAACTCGACCCGGAGCTGTGCCGGGAGGCGATCCGGGCGCGCGGTGACGGCCTGGAGGGCGCGCAGCGGTGCCTGGTGCGGGCCGCGGACCAGTTGGCGAGTCGGTTGGTCGGGGCCGGTTTCCGCGCGACGTTGCTGTCGGAGCAGGAGTTGGTCACCGCGCTCGCGACGTCGGCCGGGGCGAGCCCGATGGCCACGACGCGGGCCGGGCGCCCCGACTCCGCTCCGGCCCGGCGCACCGAGGAGAAGGCCCGTGCCTGGCGGTGCGACGACCGCTGGCACACCACGTACGCGGTGGCGCGCTGGCCCGAGTTGGGGCCGGGTGCCGCCTCGCTGCCGTCGCTGGTGGCGACGGTGACGGGTCTGCCCGCCCTGGCCACCACCTTCAGTCTGACCCTGAGTCCAGGCGAGCGCCGTTCCGTGGCGCTGCGCGGCCATGTGCGGATCACCGCCCGCAGCGACGGTGATCTGGTCTCCGCCCGGCACGTGTTGGAGCGGCTGTCGCGGGAGCACCGGATCGGGCTCGTACGGTTGGACCGCGAGCAGGTGCCCGGGGTGCTGGCGACGCTGCCGTTGGGAGGGACGCGCTGA
- the eccB gene encoding type VII secretion protein EccB, translated as MASRRDELNAYTFAKKRLVSAFLQPSPTGTEEGAPRPLRAVLPGLVVGAVILAGFGAWGMFKPKAPKGWDNPGEKVIIGSDSTTRYVVLETKGKKQLHPVLNLASAKLLLDPSKFGIVEVDEKILDSGRIPHGATIGIPYAPDRLPDRNEATEAKRWAVCVQPGDDGVQEAVFVLADRDEKRVEGRNRLRDGEVMYVRDQDGGLHIVDARGTAYPVDADDNLLRTVVGNARPQDVSDDWLKTFEQGDEIRFPRAIDGTGTPAGAPGSLDAETNRIGMVLRAPSGTGHQHYVVLEEQIRPVTDFMAKLLLNSPASVPLGQQGQAREVSAGAIRPEDTFYGSDLDWPETEASTVNQADGGRDALCNVLREVDEKKGTTTLSTWAGEDYPATLPNGATSAYVTPGSGLLFRQIKGEETGSGGVFLVTDTGLRYAVQANTDSGRDESEIGTDGKKEDPRQSAQEGNQAQIRLGYEGARPVPVPANWSSFLPTGPRLSTSAAKQPQGS; from the coding sequence ATGGCATCACGGCGGGACGAGCTCAACGCCTACACCTTCGCCAAGAAGCGGTTGGTCTCGGCATTCCTCCAGCCCTCTCCGACGGGGACCGAGGAGGGAGCGCCGCGCCCGCTGCGGGCCGTGCTGCCCGGACTGGTCGTCGGGGCCGTGATCCTGGCGGGCTTCGGCGCCTGGGGCATGTTCAAACCCAAGGCGCCCAAGGGGTGGGACAACCCCGGCGAGAAGGTCATCATCGGCAGTGACTCCACGACCCGCTACGTCGTCCTGGAGACCAAGGGCAAGAAGCAACTCCACCCGGTGCTCAACCTGGCCTCCGCCAAACTCCTGCTGGATCCGAGCAAGTTCGGGATCGTCGAGGTCGACGAGAAGATCCTCGACAGCGGCAGGATCCCGCACGGCGCCACCATCGGCATCCCCTACGCCCCCGACCGGCTGCCCGACAGGAACGAGGCGACGGAGGCCAAGCGCTGGGCCGTGTGCGTCCAGCCCGGCGACGACGGCGTCCAGGAGGCGGTCTTCGTCCTCGCCGACCGGGACGAGAAGCGGGTCGAGGGGAGGAACCGGCTGCGTGACGGCGAGGTGATGTACGTCAGGGACCAGGACGGGGGGCTCCACATCGTCGACGCCCGGGGCACCGCCTACCCCGTCGACGCGGACGACAACCTGCTGCGCACCGTCGTCGGCAACGCACGGCCACAGGACGTCAGCGACGACTGGCTGAAGACCTTCGAACAGGGCGACGAGATCCGGTTCCCCCGCGCGATCGACGGAACCGGCACCCCGGCCGGCGCCCCCGGCAGCCTGGACGCCGAGACCAACCGGATCGGCATGGTGCTGCGCGCCCCGTCCGGCACCGGACACCAGCACTACGTGGTGCTGGAGGAGCAGATCAGGCCGGTCACCGACTTCATGGCCAAGCTGTTGCTCAACAGCCCGGCCTCCGTCCCGCTCGGCCAGCAGGGACAGGCCCGTGAGGTCAGTGCCGGAGCCATCCGGCCCGAGGACACCTTCTACGGAAGCGACCTGGACTGGCCGGAGACGGAGGCGAGCACCGTCAACCAGGCGGACGGCGGCCGGGACGCCCTGTGCAACGTCCTGCGCGAGGTGGACGAGAAGAAGGGCACCACCACGCTCAGCACCTGGGCGGGCGAGGACTACCCGGCCACCCTGCCCAACGGCGCCACCAGCGCGTACGTCACCCCGGGCTCGGGCCTGCTCTTCCGACAGATCAAGGGGGAGGAGACCGGCTCCGGCGGTGTCTTCCTGGTGACCGACACCGGTCTGCGCTACGCGGTACAGGCGAACACCGACAGCGGCCGGGACGAGTCCGAGATCGGCACGGACGGGAAGAAGGAGGACCCGCGGCAGAGCGCGCAGGAGGGCAACCAGGCGCAGATCAGGCTCGGTTACGAGGGCGCCCGACCCGTACCGGTGCCGGCGAACTGGTCGAGCTTCCTGCCGACCGGACCGAGGCTGAGCACGAGCGCGGCGAAGCAGCCGCAGGGCTCCTGA
- the mycP gene encoding type VII secretion-associated serine protease mycosin yields the protein MTHTSTTTPASGTGAVREPGPARTPRRWTALPTAAALGVAALGAVAAPLAWAPPAAADTGQCTFPAEPFEGRPWSLKRVLLDQLWEKTKGRGVKVAVIDTGVDDDHPQLKDAVDAELGKRFLKTPEKDEYGNSVKPPAANGTDDTVGHGTKVAGIIAARPADNTGFVGIAPEATIIPIQQNDAQGNGDTTTMARSIEHAVEAGAKVINISQDTSTPLKPNSDLEQAVNKALAEGVVIVASAGNDGLGGNVKETYPASYEGVIAVASSDRNNERAPFSQSGDFVDVAAPGVDMISTVPGGGHCADNGTSFSAPYVAGVAALLVAEHPDWEPRHVAAQIAQTAERSVPGHDRHVGWGVIDPVRALTEDDRRIEEPVAREGVDRAEPPTPAELHLGETPQERDERLGTYAVVGGGVLVSVIAGGSLVHRDWRRRRETH from the coding sequence ATGACGCACACGTCGACCACCACACCCGCGTCCGGGACCGGAGCCGTCCGCGAACCGGGCCCGGCGCGCACGCCACGCCGGTGGACGGCGCTCCCGACGGCCGCGGCGCTCGGCGTGGCGGCCCTGGGCGCCGTCGCGGCCCCCCTGGCCTGGGCGCCACCCGCGGCGGCCGACACCGGACAGTGCACCTTCCCGGCCGAGCCCTTCGAGGGCAGGCCGTGGTCGCTCAAGAGGGTGCTCCTGGACCAACTGTGGGAGAAGACCAAGGGCAGGGGCGTCAAGGTCGCGGTCATCGACACCGGGGTGGACGACGACCACCCCCAACTGAAGGACGCGGTCGACGCCGAGCTCGGCAAGAGGTTCCTGAAGACCCCGGAGAAGGACGAGTACGGCAACTCCGTGAAACCACCGGCGGCGAACGGCACGGACGACACCGTCGGCCACGGCACCAAGGTCGCCGGCATCATCGCCGCGCGTCCGGCGGACAACACCGGCTTCGTCGGCATCGCGCCCGAGGCGACCATCATCCCGATCCAGCAGAACGACGCCCAGGGCAACGGCGACACCACCACCATGGCCCGGTCGATCGAGCACGCGGTCGAGGCCGGGGCGAAGGTCATCAACATCTCGCAGGACACCTCCACGCCCCTCAAGCCCAACTCCGATCTGGAGCAGGCGGTGAACAAGGCACTGGCCGAGGGCGTCGTCATCGTGGCGTCGGCCGGCAACGACGGGTTGGGCGGCAACGTCAAGGAGACCTACCCGGCCTCCTACGAGGGCGTCATCGCCGTCGCCTCCTCCGACCGCAACAACGAACGCGCGCCCTTCTCCCAGTCGGGCGACTTCGTGGACGTCGCCGCGCCCGGCGTCGACATGATCTCCACGGTCCCCGGGGGCGGCCACTGCGCCGACAACGGCACCAGCTTCTCGGCCCCGTACGTGGCGGGCGTCGCGGCGCTGCTCGTGGCCGAGCACCCGGACTGGGAACCGCGCCACGTCGCGGCCCAGATCGCGCAGACCGCCGAACGCTCCGTCCCCGGACACGACCGTCACGTGGGCTGGGGCGTCATCGACCCCGTCCGAGCCCTCACCGAGGACGACCGGCGGATCGAGGAGCCGGTGGCCCGCGAGGGAGTGGACCGGGCGGAGCCGCCCACGCCGGCCGAACTCCACCTCGGCGAGACCCCGCAGGAGCGCGACGAACGCCTGGGCACGTACGCGGTGGTGGGCGGAGGCGTCCTGGTGTCGGTGATCGCCGGTGGCTCCCTGGTCCACCGAGACTGGCGGCGCAGGCGGGAGACCCACTAG
- a CDS encoding WXG100 family type VII secretion target, with amino-acid sequence MTDENTQERSEEPVVAGRLLVTDLKRSGALAPFDLFGALNMRNSVMGSTNFENKELEEMYALVDGGDPGDIESAADRLWEAGGDIRQIGEDLKKHIDKVDWEGEFGDSFRDWGRKLSRNTILLADFTEKAGIHLKAAGVGLATVRGSMPERDPAVMAAPRLESIPPEERDESDEKYRLAKRKEDNRQEAVNQMNRLASYYRVSHENMQGLQEPEFGPMPDVGMPPAPPPQDSVKIAPGGGSGSAPAAHGGGGAAWDAWAAEAGPPSSTPGKPGSVEGSPAPRESVRIDLDTAAPPATTTPTDTGQRAPLPSGAGGPAAPNTGVPGAPPVLAPDRSGGNRRVGTAKPPPPPNPVRPGAGRESGASTASPANNATTRSVTGTGGAPVGKPPASTVPPMGRGGHGVFGGTPTQGGTTSESPRVPRGTVVGTEHGTAGRPPTGAAGPGAVGGAGTGSGSAGYRPGVGAGGVVGASRSAPDQAGAARPFTPGGTGLTRSGATGDSRTSTGAVPRTGTTSPRPREENRNDSRRPDYLTEDEETWRTGRSGIAPPVVDQTPQ; translated from the coding sequence GTGACCGACGAGAACACCCAGGAGAGGTCCGAGGAGCCGGTCGTCGCCGGTCGGCTCCTCGTGACCGACCTCAAGCGGAGTGGCGCGCTCGCCCCGTTCGACCTGTTCGGCGCCCTGAACATGCGCAACAGCGTCATGGGGTCCACGAACTTCGAGAACAAGGAACTCGAGGAGATGTACGCCCTGGTCGACGGCGGCGACCCCGGCGACATCGAGAGCGCCGCCGACAGGCTCTGGGAGGCCGGCGGCGACATCAGGCAGATCGGCGAGGACCTCAAGAAGCACATCGACAAGGTCGACTGGGAGGGCGAGTTCGGCGACAGCTTCCGCGACTGGGGCCGGAAGCTGAGCAGGAACACCATCCTCCTGGCGGACTTCACCGAGAAGGCCGGCATCCACCTGAAGGCCGCCGGGGTCGGCCTGGCCACGGTGCGCGGCAGCATGCCCGAGCGTGACCCCGCCGTCATGGCCGCGCCGCGTCTGGAGAGCATTCCGCCCGAGGAGCGCGACGAGTCCGACGAGAAGTACCGGCTGGCCAAGCGGAAGGAGGACAACCGCCAGGAAGCCGTCAACCAGATGAACCGCCTGGCGTCCTACTACCGGGTCTCGCACGAGAACATGCAGGGCCTCCAGGAGCCGGAGTTCGGCCCGATGCCGGACGTCGGCATGCCCCCGGCGCCGCCACCGCAGGATTCGGTCAAGATTGCGCCAGGGGGCGGGAGCGGCTCCGCGCCGGCTGCCCACGGAGGCGGCGGAGCCGCATGGGACGCGTGGGCCGCCGAGGCGGGTCCACCGTCCTCCACCCCGGGCAAGCCCGGATCCGTCGAGGGATCCCCCGCTCCTCGGGAGTCCGTGCGGATCGACCTCGACACAGCCGCCCCTCCGGCCACCACGACGCCCACCGACACCGGGCAGCGCGCTCCGCTCCCCTCGGGTGCCGGCGGCCCGGCCGCTCCCAACACCGGCGTACCCGGCGCTCCTCCGGTGCTCGCCCCCGACCGGTCGGGGGGCAACAGACGGGTGGGAACGGCCAAGCCTCCGCCTCCTCCGAACCCGGTCCGACCCGGGGCGGGCCGGGAGAGCGGCGCATCCACCGCGTCGCCGGCGAACAACGCGACCACCCGCTCCGTCACGGGCACGGGCGGTGCCCCGGTCGGAAAGCCCCCTGCCTCGACGGTCCCCCCGATGGGCCGAGGCGGCCACGGTGTCTTCGGCGGCACTCCGACGCAGGGCGGAACGACCTCCGAAAGCCCGCGCGTTCCCCGGGGAACCGTGGTCGGAACGGAGCACGGTACGGCAGGACGGCCCCCCACGGGAGCCGCTGGGCCGGGCGCGGTCGGTGGTGCCGGCACGGGAAGCGGCTCCGCCGGGTACAGGCCGGGCGTGGGCGCCGGCGGTGTCGTCGGCGCCTCCCGGAGCGCTCCTGACCAAGCAGGCGCGGCGCGCCCGTTCACGCCCGGTGGCACCGGGCTGACGAGGAGCGGCGCCACGGGAGACAGCCGGACCTCGACGGGCGCGGTGCCCCGCACCGGAACCACGAGCCCCCGTCCCCGTGAGGAGAACCGTAACGATTCCCGTCGACCGGACTACCTCACCGAGGACGAAGAGACATGGCGGACGGGGCGGAGCGGCATCGCCCCTCCCGTCGTCGACCAAACACCACAGTAG
- a CDS encoding Cmx/CmrA family chloramphenicol efflux MFS transporter: MPLPLYLLAMAVFAMGTSEFMLAGLLPDIASDLDVTVGTAGLLTSAFAIGMIVGAPLVAALSRNWPRRSGLLGFVLVFATAHAVGAVTTSFPVLFTTRIVAALANAGFLAVALTAAAALVPPDRKGRALAVLLSGTTVATVAGVPGGAVLGTLLGWRATFWAVAALCLPAALGILRGIPEGREKGKATGGPVLRAELAQLARPRLALVMVLGALVNAATFGSFTFLAPVVTDTAGLGELWISVVLVLFGAGSFVGVTVAGRLSDQRPGSVIAIGGPLLLVGWPALAVLADEPAALFALVFVQGALSFALGSTLITRVLYEAAGAPTMAGSYATAALNVGAAVGPLVAATTLTTAAGNLGPLWVSGLLVAITLLIAFPLRTVVAAGRSAEALRQDVRTPW, encoded by the coding sequence ATGCCTCTTCCGCTGTACCTGCTTGCCATGGCGGTCTTCGCCATGGGCACCTCGGAGTTCATGCTCGCCGGCCTCCTGCCGGACATCGCCTCGGATCTCGACGTCACCGTCGGGACGGCGGGCTTGCTCACCTCGGCCTTCGCGATCGGCATGATCGTCGGCGCTCCCCTGGTGGCCGCACTGTCCCGCAACTGGCCCAGGCGCTCCGGCCTCCTCGGGTTCGTTCTCGTCTTCGCGACGGCTCACGCCGTGGGTGCCGTCACCACGAGCTTCCCGGTCCTGTTCACCACCCGGATCGTCGCCGCGCTCGCGAACGCGGGGTTCCTCGCCGTCGCGCTGACGGCCGCCGCCGCGCTGGTTCCGCCCGACAGGAAGGGACGCGCGCTGGCCGTGCTGCTGTCCGGCACGACGGTGGCCACGGTCGCCGGTGTCCCCGGCGGGGCGGTGCTCGGCACGTTGCTCGGCTGGCGGGCCACGTTCTGGGCCGTCGCCGCCCTCTGTCTGCCCGCGGCCCTCGGCATCCTGAGGGGGATCCCGGAAGGACGCGAGAAGGGGAAGGCGACCGGCGGGCCGGTCCTGCGGGCGGAACTCGCCCAACTCGCGAGGCCGCGGTTGGCCCTGGTGATGGTGCTCGGCGCGCTGGTGAACGCGGCGACGTTCGGGAGTTTCACCTTCCTCGCCCCCGTGGTGACCGACACCGCCGGACTGGGCGAGCTGTGGATTTCCGTCGTTCTGGTGCTCTTCGGCGCCGGTTCCTTCGTCGGTGTCACCGTCGCCGGCCGGCTGTCCGACCAACGTCCCGGTTCGGTCATCGCGATCGGTGGTCCGCTGCTGCTCGTCGGCTGGCCGGCCCTGGCGGTGCTGGCCGACGAGCCGGCCGCCCTGTTCGCCCTGGTGTTCGTGCAGGGCGCGCTGTCGTTCGCGCTGGGCAGCACACTGATCACGCGGGTCCTCTACGAGGCCGCTGGAGCCCCCACCATGGCCGGGTCGTACGCGACCGCGGCACTCAACGTCGGCGCCGCCGTCGGCCCCCTCGTCGCCGCGACCACCCTCACCACCGCGGCCGGGAACCTCGGACCGCTGTGGGTGAGCGGCCTGCTCGTCGCGATCACACTGCTCATCGCGTTCCCCCTCCGTACCGTGGTCGCGGCCGGCCGAAGCGCCGAGGCGCTCCGGCAAGACGTGCGGACGCCCTGGTGA